The following coding sequences lie in one Candoia aspera isolate rCanAsp1 chromosome 11, rCanAsp1.hap2, whole genome shotgun sequence genomic window:
- the LOC134503971 gene encoding E3 ubiquitin-protein ligase RNF182-like codes for MNYLPTDGEEKALNDELECKICYQKFNVQSRKPKLLDCLHRVCAKCLTKILQVGTGSLCINCPFCRHETELLEEEVEGLPDDLNILSKLVTKDKPAWNSECKEVLLTPKNLASSSPSRGSSNCLVITIMEVQRDSTRTPSQNTLSDYYTDHSLDSESVNSHNQLDQDVFSKLCNHVPRILMWLLGFFYFGSLPLGIYLLVIQKVTLGIVCVSLVPSSLTVCLVYGFCQCLCQGMCDCSSRN; via the coding sequence ATGAATTATCTGCCAACAGACGGGGAAGAAAAGGCGCTAAACGATGAGCTGGAATGCAAAATCTGTTACCAGAAATTCAACGTCCAGAGTCGCAAGCCCAAACTCCTGGACTGTCTCCATAGAGTGTGTGCAAAATGCCTAACTAAAATCCTCCAAGTAGGAACTGGCTCTCTTTGTATAAACTGCCCTTTCTGCCGGCATGAAACAGAGCTGTTGGAAGAAGAAGTAGAAGGACTCCCCGATGATTTGAATATCTTGTCCAAACTCGTAACCAAAGACAAACCAGCATGGAATTCAGAGTGCAAGGAAGTTCTCCTGACACCAAAGAACTTGGCTTCATCAAGTCCTTCACGTGGGTCATCAAACTGCCTGGTGATAACCATCATGGAAGTACAGAGAGATTCCACACGGACTCCAAGCCAAAACACCCTCTCAGATTATTACACAGATCACAGCCTTGACTCAGAATCTGTCAACTCCCACAACCAGCTAGACCAAGATGTTTTCTCCAAGCTCTGTAATCATGTTCCCAGAATACTAATGTGGCTGCTTGGATTTTTCTACTTCGGTTCTTTGCCACTTGGAATCTATTTATTAGTGATTCAGAAAGTGACCCTTGGGATTGTCTGTGTCAGTCTTGTACCATCCAGTCTGACTGTGTGTCTTGTATATGGTTTTTGTCAGTGCCTTTGCCAGGGAATGTGTGATTGTTCTTCTAGAAACTGA